CGCGCGACTTGGTGACCAGCGGCTTCTGACCGGAGATCTTGGCCATGTCGGCGGTGGCGTTCTCGAGCACCTTCTTGTTCGCGGCGGCTTCGCCCACGCCCATGTTGAGCGTGATCTTGCTCAGGCGCGGAACCTGCATCGGATTCGTGTAGCCGAACTGCTCGGTGAGCTTCGGCACCACTTCTTCCTTGTAGAACTTTTCCAGACGGGTGGTCATTTCACATTCCTCAGGCGTCAATCGCCTCACCACTCGAGCGGAACACGCGTACGCGGCGTCCATCCTCGAGGACCTTGGTTCCAATGCGCTCGCCCTTGCCCGAGGCAGGGTTGAAGTGCATCACGTTCGAAGCGTCGATCGGAGCTTCGCGCTCGATCACGCCGCCCGGCTGGTTGGCCTGGGGGTTGGGCTTGGTGTGGCGCTTGATGATGTTGACGTTCGCGACGACAACCTTCTCGCCGAGCACGCGGACGACTTCGCCCTGCTTGCCCTTGTCCTTGCCTGCGGTGACGACGACGCGGTCACCCTTCTTGATGCGGTTCATGTCGGTTTCCTCTTCGTCCGGCTCAGAGCACTTCGGGTGCGAGCGAGACGATCTTCATGAACTTCTCGGAGCGCAGCTCGCGGGTCACGGGCCCGAAGATGCGGGTGCCGATCGGCTCCTGCTTGTTGTTGAGCAGCACGGCGGCGTTGCCGTCGAAGCGGATCAGCGAACCATCGGCACGACGCACGCCCTTGCGGGTGCGCACCACGACGGCGTCGTAGACCTCGCCCTTCTTGACCTTGCCGCGCGGAATGGCGTCCTTGACGGACACCTTGATGATGTCACCGATGCCGGCGTAGCGACGCTTCGAGCCGCCCAGCACCTTGATGCACATCACTTCCTTGGCACCGGAGTTGTCCGCCACCGTCAGGTGGCTCTGCATCTGGATCATTTCGGAGCCTCCTTATTCAGCGGCGCGCGTGACGATTTCGACGACGCGCCAGTTCTTGGTCTTGGACATCGGCGCGATCTCCACAACCCGGACGGTGTCGCCCTCGTTGCAGGAGTTCTCGGCGTCGTGCGCGTGCAGCTTGGTCGAGCGACGGATGTACTTGCCGTACAGCGCGTGCTTGACCTGGCGCTCGACGAGCACCGTCACGGTCTTGTCCATCTTGTTGCTGACGACGCGGCCTTCGACCGTGCGCAGCTTCTTTTCGGTATTTTCGGTCATGTCTGCCCGGTCCTTACTGCTTGGCGCCGAGGAGGGCGTTGACGCGAGCGATCTCGCGGCGTACCCGACGGGCGTCGTGGGTCTTGGCGAGCTGGCCGGTCGCCTTCTGCATGCGCAGCGAGAACTGCTCCTTCTGCAGCTCGAGCAGGTGCGCCTTCAGATCGTCCGAAGACTTCTGGCGGAGTTCCTTGATGTCCATCAGCGCACCGTCCGGGTCACGAAAGTGGTGGTGACCGAGAGCTTGGCGGCCGCCAGGCGGAACGCCTCGCGTGCCGTCACTTCATCGACGCCCTCGATCTCGTAGATCATGCGGCCGGGCTGGATCTGGGCCACCCAGTACTCGACGTTGCCCTTGCCCGAGCCCATGCGGACTTCGATCGGCTTCTTCGAGATCGGCTTGTCGGGGAACACGCGGATCCACATCTTGCCGCCGCGCTTGACGTAGCGGCTGATGGCACGACGCGCGGCCTCGATCTGGCGGGCGGTCAGCTGGCCGGTCTGAGTGGCCTTCAGGCCGAACTCGCCGAAGCTGACTGCGTTCGCGCTCCAGGACAGGCCGTCGTTGCGGCCCTTGTGCATCTTGCGGTATTTGGTTCGCTTGGGTTGCAGCATGACTTAGTCCCTCGCCTCGCGTTCGCGACGCGGGCCACGCGGGCGCTCGCGGTCGCCACGATCACCACGCTCGCCGCGCGGAGAATCGTCCTGCTTTTCCTGGCCGACCTGGGCGAAGTCGAAGATCTCGCCCTTGTAGATCCAGGTCTTGATTCCAATGATTCCGTAGGTCGTCTTGGCCTCGGCGAAGCCGTAGTCGACGTCGGCGCGCAGCGTGTGAAGCGGCACGCGACCTTCGCGGTACCACTCCGAACGCGCGATCTCGGCGCCGTTCAGGCGACCGGCCACGTTGACCTTGATGCCGAGCGCGCCCAGGCGCATCGCGTTGCCGACGGCGCGCTTCATCGCGCGGCGGAACATGATGCGGCGCTCGAGCTGCTGCGCGATCGACTCGGCGACCAGCTGCGCGTCGAGCTCAGGCTTGCGGACCTCGGTGACGTTGATGTGCGCCGGGACGCCCATCATGTCGCTGACTTCCTTGCGCAGCTTCTCGATGTCCTCGCCGCGCTTGCCGATCACCACGCCCGGGCGGGCGGTGTGGATCGTCACGCGGGCCGACTTCGAGGGACGCTCGATCAGGATCTTGCTGATCCCGGCGGCGGCCAGCTTCTTGCGGAGCATCTCGCGGACCTTCAGGTCCGACGCCAGGTACCCGGCGTATTCCTTCTTGCCGGCGTACCACTTGGAATTCCAGTCCTTGGAGATGCCCAGGCGGATGCCGGTGGGGTGAACTTTGTGACCCATATGCTTACTTCCCCTCGCCGACAACGACGGTGATGTGGCTGGTGCGCTTGAGGATGCGCGTGCCGCGACCCTTCGCCCGCGCCATGAAGCGCTTCAGCGTCGGGCCTTCGTCGACCATGATCGCCTTGACCTTCAGCTCGTCGACGTCCGCGCCGAGGTTGTTCTCGGCGTTGGAGGTGGCCGAATACACGACCTTGTAGATCAGGTGGGCGGCCTTCTTGTCGCTGAACTTCAGCAAGTCGAGGGCGCGCGAGGCCGAGAGGCCACGGACCTGGTCGGCGACCAGGCGTGCCTTCTGCGGGGAGATGCGCACGGTGCGCAGGATTGCCTTCGCTTCCATCGTCATCTCCTTAACGCGACTTCTTGTCGCCGCCATGACCCTTGAAGGTCCTGGTCAGGGCGAACTCGCCGAGCTTGTGGCCAACCATGTTCTCGTTGACCAGCACCGGGACGTGGTTGCGACCGTTGTGCACCGCGATGGTGAAACCCACCATCTCCGGGAGCACCATCGAACGGCGCGACCAGGTCTTGATCGGCTTCTTGGTGTTGCCCGCCGCTTCCACCTTCTTGACGAGGTGGTGGTCGACGAACGGGCCCTTCTTGAGTGAACGTGCCATGGTCGGTTAGCTCCTGCGGTCGCGCACGATGAACTGCTGCGTCCGCTTGTTGTGGCGGGTCTTGTAACCCTTGGTCGGCACGCCCCACGGGGTGACCGGGTGCGGGTTGCCCTGGCCGGCCTTGGCCTCACCACCGCCGTGCGGATGGTCGACCGGGTTCATGGCCGCGCCGCGGACGGTCGGCTTGATGCCGCGCCAGCGCTTGGCGCCCGCCTTGCCCAGCTTCTCCAGGTTGTGCTCGGAGTTGCCCACTTCGCCGATGGTCGCGCGGCACTCGGCCGGAACGCGGCGCATCTCGCCCGAACGCAGGCGGAGCGTGGCGTACACGCCCTCGCGCGCCACCAGCTGCACGCCGGCACCGGCGGCACGGGCGATCTGCGCGCCCTTGCCCGGCTTCATCTCGATGCAGTGCACGGTGGAGCCGACCGGGATGTTGCGCAGCGGCAGGGTGTTGCCGGCGCGGATCGGGGCGTCGTTGCCCGCGATCACCTGGTCGCCCGTCTTCAGGCCCTTGGGGGCGATGATGTAGCGGCGCTCACCGTCGATGTAGACCAGCAGCGCGATGTGCGCGGTGCGGTTGGGGTCGTACTCGATCCGCTCCACGCGCGCCGGGATGCCTTCCTTGTCGCGCTTGAAGTCGATGATGCGGTAATGCTGCTTGTGGCCACCACCGATGTGACGGGTGGTGATGCGGCCGTGGTGGTTGCGGCCACCGGTCTTGCTCTGCTTCTCGACCAGCGGCGCGTAGGGCGCACCCTTGTGCAGCTCGGGCGTGACCACGCGGACTGCACTGCGGCGGCCGGCGGAGGTGGGCTTGAAATTCATCAATGGCATGGGGGCTTCCTCAGGCCTTGGCGTTCATGACGTCGATCGACTGGCCTTCGGCAAGCGTCACATACGCCTTGCGCCAGTCGCCGCGACGGCCGTTGCGGTTGCGGAAGGCCTTCTGCTTGCCCTTCACGTTCAGCACGTTGACCGCTTCGACCTTGACGTCGAACAGCTTCTCGACCGCGATCTTGATGTCGGCCTTGGTGGCATCGGTCGCCACTTCGAACGCGTACTGGTTGGACACTTCCTGCAGGCGCGCGGTCTTCTCGGACACGCGCGGCGCACGGATCAGTGCATAAAGCTTGGCGTCGTTGATCATGCCAGCCACTCCTCGATCTTCTTCATGGCGTCGGCCGTGACCAGCACGCTGTCGGCACCGACCAGCGAGACCGGGTCCAGGCCCTGCACGTCGCGGATCTCGACGTAGGGCAGGTTGCGCGCGGACAGGTACAGGTGCTCCGAGGCGTCCTCGGTCACGATCAGCGGACGGCGGCCCAGGTCGAAGCCCTTGAGCTTCTCGACCAGCGCGCTCGTCTTCGTACCCTCGACGTCGAAGGTCTCGACGACCTGCAGTCGGCCCTGGCGGACCAGCTCGGAGAGGATCGCCATCATCGCCGCGCGGTACATCTTGCGGTTGACCTTCTGCTCGAAGCTGCGCGGCTTGGCCGCGAAGGTCACGCCGCCGCCGACGAAGATCGGGGCCGTCAGTGCGCCATGACGCGCGCCGCCGCCCTTCTGCTTCTTCGACTTCTTGGTCGTGCCGTTGACTTCGGAGCGCGTCTTCTGCGCCTTGGTGCCGGCACGACCCGCATTGCGGTACGCGACCACGACCTGGTGGACCAGGTCACGGTTGAACTCGCGACCGAACACCACGTCGGAGACCGACATCTTGTTGCTGCTACCCGTAATAGAGAGTTCCATCGTCATCTCTCCTTATCCTTTGCTCGCGGGACGCACGATCACGTCTCCGCCCGGCGCGCCCGGAACCGCACCCTTCACGGCGATCAGGCCGCGCTCGGCGTCGACCCGGACCACCTCGAGGTTCTGCGTGCTCTGACGGACGGCACCCATGTGGCCTGCCATCTTCTTGCCCGGGAACACGCGGCCCGGAGTCTGGCGCTGGCCGATCGAGCCCGGCGAGCGGTGCGACAACGAGTTGCCGTGCGTCGCGTCGCCCATGCTGAAGTTCCAGCGCTTGATCGTGCCCTGGAAGCCCTTGCCCTTGGTCACGCCCTGGACGTCGACCATCTGGCCAACCTCGAAGATGTCGGCCTTGATCTCGCCGCCCACTTCGAAGTCGCCGATCTTGTCGTCGGCCACGCGCAGCTCCCAGAGGCCACGACCGGCCTCGACCTTGGCCTTGGCCAGGTGGCCGGCTTCGGGCTTGTTCACCAGCACGGCGCGCTTGCTGCCGACGGTGACCTGCACGGCGCTGTAGCCGTCGGTCGCGCTGGTCTTCACCTGGGTGATGCGGTTCGGGGTGGCTTCGATCAGGGTCACCGGGATGGACTGGCCGTCCTCGGTGAACACCCGGCTCATGCCGGCCTTGCGACCGACGATTCCCAGCGAATACTTCTTCGCAGTCATGTCAGTGGCCTCAGGTCAGCTTGATCTGGACGTCGA
The sequence above is a segment of the Luteimonas sp. MC1750 genome. Coding sequences within it:
- the rpsC gene encoding 30S ribosomal protein S3, producing MGHKVHPTGIRLGISKDWNSKWYAGKKEYAGYLASDLKVREMLRKKLAAAGISKILIERPSKSARVTIHTARPGVVIGKRGEDIEKLRKEVSDMMGVPAHINVTEVRKPELDAQLVAESIAQQLERRIMFRRAMKRAVGNAMRLGALGIKVNVAGRLNGAEIARSEWYREGRVPLHTLRADVDYGFAEAKTTYGIIGIKTWIYKGEIFDFAQVGQEKQDDSPRGERGDRGDRERPRGPRREREARD
- the rpmC gene encoding 50S ribosomal protein L29 — encoded protein: MDIKELRQKSSDDLKAHLLELQKEQFSLRMQKATGQLAKTHDARRVRREIARVNALLGAKQ
- the rpsQ gene encoding 30S ribosomal protein S17 gives rise to the protein MTENTEKKLRTVEGRVVSNKMDKTVTVLVERQVKHALYGKYIRRSTKLHAHDAENSCNEGDTVRVVEIAPMSKTKNWRVVEIVTRAAE
- the rplV gene encoding 50S ribosomal protein L22; protein product: MEAKAILRTVRISPQKARLVADQVRGLSASRALDLLKFSDKKAAHLIYKVVYSATSNAENNLGADVDELKVKAIMVDEGPTLKRFMARAKGRGTRILKRTSHITVVVGEGK
- the rplC gene encoding 50S ribosomal protein L3; amino-acid sequence: MTAKKYSLGIVGRKAGMSRVFTEDGQSIPVTLIEATPNRITQVKTSATDGYSAVQVTVGSKRAVLVNKPEAGHLAKAKVEAGRGLWELRVADDKIGDFEVGGEIKADIFEVGQMVDVQGVTKGKGFQGTIKRWNFSMGDATHGNSLSHRSPGSIGQRQTPGRVFPGKKMAGHMGAVRQSTQNLEVVRVDAERGLIAVKGAVPGAPGGDVIVRPASKG
- the rplX gene encoding 50S ribosomal protein L24, producing the protein MNRIKKGDRVVVTAGKDKGKQGEVVRVLGEKVVVANVNIIKRHTKPNPQANQPGGVIEREAPIDASNVMHFNPASGKGERIGTKVLEDGRRVRVFRSSGEAIDA
- the rplN gene encoding 50S ribosomal protein L14 translates to MIQMQSHLTVADNSGAKEVMCIKVLGGSKRRYAGIGDIIKVSVKDAIPRGKVKKGEVYDAVVVRTRKGVRRADGSLIRFDGNAAVLLNNKQEPIGTRIFGPVTRELRSEKFMKIVSLAPEVL
- the rpsS gene encoding 30S ribosomal protein S19 — protein: MARSLKKGPFVDHHLVKKVEAAGNTKKPIKTWSRRSMVLPEMVGFTIAVHNGRNHVPVLVNENMVGHKLGEFALTRTFKGHGGDKKSR
- the rplD gene encoding 50S ribosomal protein L4; translated protein: MELSITGSSNKMSVSDVVFGREFNRDLVHQVVVAYRNAGRAGTKAQKTRSEVNGTTKKSKKQKGGGARHGALTAPIFVGGGVTFAAKPRSFEQKVNRKMYRAAMMAILSELVRQGRLQVVETFDVEGTKTSALVEKLKGFDLGRRPLIVTEDASEHLYLSARNLPYVEIRDVQGLDPVSLVGADSVLVTADAMKKIEEWLA
- the rplP gene encoding 50S ribosomal protein L16 produces the protein MLQPKRTKYRKMHKGRNDGLSWSANAVSFGEFGLKATQTGQLTARQIEAARRAISRYVKRGGKMWIRVFPDKPISKKPIEVRMGSGKGNVEYWVAQIQPGRMIYEIEGVDEVTAREAFRLAAAKLSVTTTFVTRTVR
- the rplB gene encoding 50S ribosomal protein L2, translating into MPLMNFKPTSAGRRSAVRVVTPELHKGAPYAPLVEKQSKTGGRNHHGRITTRHIGGGHKQHYRIIDFKRDKEGIPARVERIEYDPNRTAHIALLVYIDGERRYIIAPKGLKTGDQVIAGNDAPIRAGNTLPLRNIPVGSTVHCIEMKPGKGAQIARAAGAGVQLVAREGVYATLRLRSGEMRRVPAECRATIGEVGNSEHNLEKLGKAGAKRWRGIKPTVRGAAMNPVDHPHGGGEAKAGQGNPHPVTPWGVPTKGYKTRHNKRTQQFIVRDRRS
- the rplW gene encoding 50S ribosomal protein L23, which translates into the protein MINDAKLYALIRAPRVSEKTARLQEVSNQYAFEVATDATKADIKIAVEKLFDVKVEAVNVLNVKGKQKAFRNRNGRRGDWRKAYVTLAEGQSIDVMNAKA